A genomic window from Vicia villosa cultivar HV-30 ecotype Madison, WI unplaced genomic scaffold, Vvil1.0 scaffold8, whole genome shotgun sequence includes:
- the LOC131643196 gene encoding topless-related protein 3-like isoform X2, with amino-acid sequence MSETILKLLAGYLTVCFVLGVAFTKHLIHLYAYTNSNELTQRIEVDAHVGGVNDLSFALPNKQLCIVTCGDDNSIRCGMQMDEDYSLLRGMRHLYIQSVLITKRTFRLKVK; translated from the exons ATGTCTGAAACCATTTTGAAGCTTTTGGCAGGATATCTAACTGTTTGCTTTGTTTTAGGTGTTGCGTTTACTAAGCATTTGATTCATTTATATGCATACACCAACTCAAATGAGCTAACCCAGCGTATAGAG GTTGATGCCCATGTTGGTGGTGTGAATGATTTGTCATTTGCTCTTCCTAATAAACAGTTGTGCATTGTAACTTGTGGAGATGATAATTCGATTAG GTGTGGGATGCAAATGGACGAAGACTATTCACTTTTGAGGGGCATGAGGCACCTGTATATTCAATCTGTCCTCATCACAAAGAGAACATTCAG